The Lipingzhangella halophila genome segment GCACCCCGCCGAGCGGTTGCACCTTGAGCACCACGATGTCGGCGGCACCGGCCGCGCTGACCCGCAACGGGTCCTCGGCCCGGCGGATCGACTCGTCGGCGGCCACCGGGATCCCGACCCGGCGGCGCACCCGCGCCAGTTCCGCCAGGGTGGCGCAGGGCTGCTCGGCGTACTCGAGGTCGAAGCGGTCCAGTTCACCAAGCATCCGCACCGCGGTGTCGGCGTCCCAGGCGCCGTTGGCGTCAATCCGCACCCGGCCGTGGGGGCCCATCGCGTCTCGCACCGCCGAGACGCGGTCAACATCCTCCGCGGCCGACTGGCCGGTCTCGGCCACTTTCACCTTGGCGGTTCCACAGCCCGCCTCCGCGACGATCCGTGCGGCCTGGTCCGGGCCGACCGCCGGCACCGTCACGTTCACCGGGACCCACGCGCGGACGGGGTCGGGCCACCCGGTCTCGGCCGCCTCGTGGCACGCCGCCCACCAGCGCGCGCACTCGGCGGGGCCGTACTCGGCGAACGGGGAGAACTCGCCCCAGCCCGCGGCCCCGCGCACCAGGGCCCCCTCGCGGGCCGTGACGCCGCGGAACCGGGTCCGCATGGGGATCGAGAACGCCCGTTCGGGGGTCATGGCCGGCGGGGGAACTGCTCGAACTCCGGGCGGCGCTTCTCCTTGAAGGCGTCGCGCCCCTCCTGGGCTTCCTCGCTCATGTAGTAGAGCATCGTGGCGTCGCCGGCGAACTGCTGCATGCCGGCCGCGCCGTCGCTCACCGCGTTGATGGCGCCCTTGACCATCCGCAGCGCCAGGGGCGACTTCTCCAGCATCTCCCGGGCCCAGGACAGCGTCTCGGTCTCCAGGCGGTCCAGTGGGACCACCGTGTTGACCATGCCCATCTCCTGGGCCTCGCGGGCGTCGTACTGCCGGCAGAGGTACCAGATCTCGCGTGCTTTCTTCAGCCCGACGGTCTGCGCCAGCAGCCACGAGCCGTAGCCGCCGTCGAACGAGCCCACCTTCGGGCCGGTCTGGCCGAACCGGGCGTTGTCGGCCGCGATGGTGAGGTCGCAGCAGACCTGCAGCACGTTCCCGCCGCCGATCGACCATCCCGCGACCATACAGATCACCGGCTTGGGCAGCCGGCGGATCTGTACCTGCAGGTCGAGGACGTTGAGCCGGCCGATGCCCTGGCTGGCCACGGCGTCGTCGCCCATGTAGCCGTCGTCGCCGCGGATCTTCTGGTCACCACCGGAGCAGAACGCCTGGTCGCCGGCGCCGGTAAAGATGACCACGCCGACGCTGGAGTCGTCGCGCGCGACGTTGAACGCGTCCTGCAGTTCGAACAGGGTTTGCGGACGGAATGCGTTATGCCGTTCGGGCCGGTTGATCGTGATCTTGGCGATTCCCTCGGCGGTCTCGTAGATGATGTCTGAATACTCGCCCGACCGCTGCCAATTCACGTCACTCACGACTCTGGGTTCTCCTTACGCGACACCGCGGACAACACCGCTCGCGCCCGTGGCGGCGCATACTGCGCCCGCCCGAAGGCGCTACCGGCCAGGTGGCCAGCTTAGTAGTTCCGGCACACGGGAACGCACCGGCGTCGGGACAACCCCGGCACCGCGCCCTCCCCGCGGCCGTGGTTACCGTGGAGGGCGTGCCCAACCGACCCCTGCAAGCGGTGACCGGACTGGAGCCCTCCCACTTCACCGCGCTCCTCGCCGAGGCTCTGGACGGACGAGGTCCCGCGCTGCTGCCGATCGGCGCCGACCTACCGCCGCAGCGCGTGCGCGAAGTGCTGCGGGCCACTCGCCCCGGTTCGCTGCGCACCCCGGACGGCGTCCGCACGCTCGACGACGGCGCGGGCACCGCCGACGACACGGCCCTGGTCGTCGCCACCTCCGGGTCGGCCGGGCTGCCAAAGGGCGTGGAGCTGTCCGCGGAGGCGCTGCTGGCCTCGGCGCGCGCCTCGGTGCGCCGCCTCGGCGCGGGCCGCGGCGACGACTGGCTCTGCGTGCTGCCCACCGCGCACATCGCCGGCATCCAGGTTGTGCTGCGCGCGCTGGTCAACGGGCGCGAGCCGGTGTTCGCCGGCTTCGACGCCGACAAGGTCACCGCGGCGGCCAGCGGGTTGCGGCCGCACGTGTCCCTCGTGCCCACCCAGCTTCGCCGGATGCTGGCCGGCGGCGCCGAGCTCTCGTCGTTCGCCTCCATCCTCCTCGGGGGCGCCGCCGCGGAGGACGACCTGCTGGCCGCGGCCCGCGACGCCGGGGCCCGGGTGGTCACGACCTACGGGATGAGCGAGACCTGCGGCGGCTGCGTCTACGACGGTGTCCCGCTCGACGGGATGCGCGCCGACGTCGACCCTGATGGCCGGGTGCTGCTGGCGGGTCCGGCCCTGCTGTCCGGGTACCGGCTGGATCCGCAGCGGACCAGCGAACACCTGGTGCGCGGCACGGACGGGCGAACCTGGTTCCGCACGAACGACCTGGGGCGCTTCGCCGGCGACCGCCTCCGGGTGCGTGGCCGCGTCGACGACGTGATCAACACCGGTGGGCACAAGGTCGTCGCCGCCGAGGTGGCGAGCGTGCTCACCCGGTTCGGGCCGGTGGCCGAGGCCATCGCGGTGGGCCGTCCCGACAGTGATTGGGGACAGCGCGTTACCGCGATTGTGGTTCCCCGGGATCCGGACACGCCACCGACACTTGACGAACTGCGCTCCTGGGTAGCGGACCATCTACCGCGCTATGCGGCACCGCGGGAACTGGAACTGCGGTCGGAGATACCGCTTCTCGCCACTGGAAAACCGGACATCGAGGCACT includes the following:
- a CDS encoding AMP-binding protein — protein: MPNRPLQAVTGLEPSHFTALLAEALDGRGPALLPIGADLPPQRVREVLRATRPGSLRTPDGVRTLDDGAGTADDTALVVATSGSAGLPKGVELSAEALLASARASVRRLGAGRGDDWLCVLPTAHIAGIQVVLRALVNGREPVFAGFDADKVTAAASGLRPHVSLVPTQLRRMLAGGAELSSFASILLGGAAAEDDLLAAARDAGARVVTTYGMSETCGGCVYDGVPLDGMRADVDPDGRVLLAGPALLSGYRLDPQRTSEHLVRGTDGRTWFRTNDLGRFAGDRLRVRGRVDDVINTGGHKVVAAEVASVLTRFGPVAEAIAVGRPDSDWGQRVTAIVVPRDPDTPPTLDELRSWVADHLPRYAAPRELELRSEIPLLATGKPDIEALRSPLPASD
- the menB gene encoding 1,4-dihydroxy-2-naphthoyl-CoA synthase, which produces MNWQRSGEYSDIIYETAEGIAKITINRPERHNAFRPQTLFELQDAFNVARDDSSVGVVIFTGAGDQAFCSGGDQKIRGDDGYMGDDAVASQGIGRLNVLDLQVQIRRLPKPVICMVAGWSIGGGNVLQVCCDLTIAADNARFGQTGPKVGSFDGGYGSWLLAQTVGLKKAREIWYLCRQYDAREAQEMGMVNTVVPLDRLETETLSWAREMLEKSPLALRMVKGAINAVSDGAAGMQQFAGDATMLYYMSEEAQEGRDAFKEKRRPEFEQFPRRP
- a CDS encoding o-succinylbenzoate synthase — its product is MTPERAFSIPMRTRFRGVTAREGALVRGAAGWGEFSPFAEYGPAECARWWAACHEAAETGWPDPVRAWVPVNVTVPAVGPDQAARIVAEAGCGTAKVKVAETGQSAAEDVDRVSAVRDAMGPHGRVRIDANGAWDADTAVRMLGELDRFDLEYAEQPCATLAELARVRRRVGIPVAADESIRRAEDPLRVSAAGAADIVVLKVQPLGGVRAAMRVAQECGLPVVVSSAVETSVGLAAGVALAAALPELPYACGLATMHLLTADVCAEPLLPVDGQLPVRVPDVDEQRLRAVEIAPDGWRERAAAARAQWRRQADPVGE